The following proteins come from a genomic window of Pleuronectes platessa chromosome 2, fPlePla1.1, whole genome shotgun sequence:
- the arhgef25b gene encoding rho guanine nucleotide exchange factor 25 isoform X4 has protein sequence MRGGHHQRGCGCQHLFRKLLSKCGCCIVRVRAESYSVAGSDGSINPSAGPVPHQASGNSSPCSHSSSGGSRHPVSALKKWLTNPVRKLSSDARGGAGKAEKQMCRSDGRQPPLVLSHNEAQLRPLEPLTNYSILPSGDTMWGDGLSSPAASSPTQPSCQSHVSSLLQGKETQSLSQKSSINTLQGEDSCAVTDDSGSQWSATVDSEEERNVALEKSIYVLTELIETERLYVEDLGLIVQGYMTSMSNQGVPEDMKGKDRIVFGNIHQIYDWHKDYFLGELEKCVVDPDSLSQLFIKHERRLHMYVVYCQNKPKSEHIVSEYIETYFEDLRQQLGHRLQLNDLLIKPVQRIMKYQLLLKDFLKHYSKAGMDVEELQRAVEVMCFVPKRCNDMMNVGRLQGFEGKITAQGKLLQQDTFSVSDQESGCVSRARERRVFLFEQLVIFSEPIDKKKGFILPGYTFKNSIKVSCLGVEEHTEDDLCCLVLTSRGNDGSVARFIMQASSPETQLAWFSDVVQILENQRNFLNALQSPIEYQRRESKSNSLGRNMRSPSVSASGLGPQLSASMDRRQQPCLLSYNTSLPSLHPPQHSPANKVVSNPCAVTPRAAHLPLSSHQPLSLSSEVRLDRGINGLAPCSPHSLQTSTRRRKWFDHRPPINQVYLA, from the exons ATGAGAGGGGGTCACCACCAGCGAGGGTGTGGTTGTCAGCACCTGTTCAGAAAACTGCTCAGCAAATGTGGCTGCTGCATTGTCCGAGTCAGAG cagagtcGTACTCTGTGGCGGGCAGTGACGGTAGTATCAACCCATCAGCGGGCCCTGTGCCCCACCAAGCCTCAGGCAACTCCAGCCCCTGCTCACACTCCTCGTCTGGAGGATCACGGCACCCTGTCAGCGCTCTGAAGAAGTGGCTCACCAACCCCGTCCGCAAACTGAGCTCTGAtgccagaggaggagcaggaaaagCTGAGAAGCAGATGTGCAGGTCAGACGGGAGGCAGCCGCCATTGGTTCTTTCCCACAATGAGGCTCAGCTGAGGCCTCTGGAGCCACTCACTAACTACAGCATCCTCCCCTCTGGAGACACG atgtGGGGAGACGGTCTGTCAAGTCCAGCAGCTTCTTCCCCTACCCAGCCGTCCTGTCAGAGCCATGTATCCTCCCTCCTGCAAGGCAAAGAAACACAGAGTCTG AGTCAAAAATCCAGCATCAACACTCTCCAGGGCGAAGACAGCTGCGCCGTGACTGATGACTCAGGAAGTCAGTGGTCTGCCACGGTGGAcagtgaagaggagagaaacgTTGCCTTAGAGAAGAGCAT ATACGTGCTCACAGAgctgatagagacagagaggttgTATGTGGAAGATCTTGGACTCATAGTGCAG ggctaCATGACCAGTATGTCCAATCAAGGAGTTCCGGAGGACATGAAGGGGAAGGACAGGATTGTGTTTGGAAACATCCACCAGATCTATGACTGGCATAAAGA TTATTTCCTGGGAGAGCTGGAGAAGTGTGTGGTGGATCCAGACAGCCTGTCCCAGCTCTTCATCAAACAC GAGCGGCGTCTTCACATGTATGTTGTTTACTGTCAGAACAAACCCAAGTCAGAGCATattgtctctgagtacattgagACCTACTTCGAG GATCTCAGGCAGCAGTTGGGTCACAGGCTGCAGCTCAATGACCTGCTCATCAAACCTGTTCAGAGGATCATGAAGTATCAGCTGCTGCTGAAG GATTTCCTGAAGCACTACAGTAAAGCAGGGATGGAtgttgaggagctgcag AGGGCTGTGGAGGTGATGTGTTTTGTGCCAAAACGCTGCAATGATATGATGAATGTCGGCCGGCTTCAAGGTTTCGAG GGTAAAATCACAGCTCAGGGGAAGCTGCTCCAGCAGGACACCTTCTCCGTCAGCGATCAGGAAAGTGGCTGCGTGTCCAGAGCCAGGGAGAGGCGGGTTTTCCTATTTGAGCAGCTAGTCATCTTCAGCGAGCCAATCGACAAGAAAAAAGGCTTCATATTGCCGGGATacacttttaaaaacagcatCAAG GTCAGCTGTTTGGGTGTGGAGGAGCACACAGAAGACGATCTGTGCTGTCTGGTCCTGACCTCCCGGGGGAATGACGGCAGCGTGGCACGCTTCATCATGCAGGCATCGTCTCCAGAAACCCAGCTGGCTTGGTTCAGCGACGTGGTCCAGATCCTAGAGAACCAGAGGAACTTTCTAAATG CTCTTCAGTCCCCGATAGAGTACCAGCGCAGAGAAAGCAAGTCAAACAGTCTGGGCAGAAACATGAGGTCTCCATCCGTGTCAGCATCTGGCCTGGGACCTCAGTTGTCAGCCTCCATGGACCGACGTCAGCAGCCCTGCCTGTTGTCCTACAACACCTCCCTGCCCTCTCTGCATCCGCCCCAGCACAGCCCTGCCAACAAGGTG GTTTCCAACCCTTGTGCTGTGACACCTCGAGCAGCTCACCTGCCGCTCTCCTCCCACCAGCCGCTTAGTTTGAGCTCAGAGGTGAGACTCGACCGTGGGATCAACGGTCTGGCTCCCTGCAGCCCACACAGCCTGCAG ACTTCCACCAGGAGGAGGAAATGGTTTGATCACCGACCTCCTATTAATCAGGTTTATCTGGCCTGA
- the arhgef25b gene encoding rho guanine nucleotide exchange factor 25 isoform X5, producing MRGGHHQRGCGCQHLFRKLLSKCGCCIVRVRAESYSVAGSDGSINPSAGPVPHQASGNSSPCSHSSSGGSRHPVSALKKWLTNPVRKLSSDARGGAGKAEKQMCRSDGRQPPLVLSHNEAQLRPLEPLTNYSILPSGDTMWGDGLSSPAASSPTQPSCQSHVSSLLQGKETQSLSQKSSINTLQGEDSCAVTDDSGSQWSATVDSEEERNVALEKSIYVLTELIETERLYVEDLGLIVQGYMTSMSNQGVPEDMKGKDRIVFGNIHQIYDWHKDYFLGELEKCVVDPDSLSQLFIKHERRLHMYVVYCQNKPKSEHIVSEYIETYFEDLRQQLGHRLQLNDLLIKPVQRIMKYQLLLKDFLKHYSKAGMDVEELQRAVEVMCFVPKRCNDMMNVGRLQGFEGKITAQGKLLQQDTFSVSDQESGCVSRARERRVFLFEQLVIFSEPIDKKKGFILPGYTFKNSIKVSCLGVEEHTEDDLCCLVLTSRGNDGSVARFIMQASSPETQLAWFSDVVQILENQRNFLNALQSPIEYQRRESKSNSLGRNMRSPSVSASGLGPQLSASMDRRQQPCLLSYNTSLPSLHPPQHSPANKVVSNPCAVTPRAAHLPLSSHQPLSLSSECVTANLQATMLKAEGRTYSAHQPNNLDRLTESEQ from the exons ATGAGAGGGGGTCACCACCAGCGAGGGTGTGGTTGTCAGCACCTGTTCAGAAAACTGCTCAGCAAATGTGGCTGCTGCATTGTCCGAGTCAGAG cagagtcGTACTCTGTGGCGGGCAGTGACGGTAGTATCAACCCATCAGCGGGCCCTGTGCCCCACCAAGCCTCAGGCAACTCCAGCCCCTGCTCACACTCCTCGTCTGGAGGATCACGGCACCCTGTCAGCGCTCTGAAGAAGTGGCTCACCAACCCCGTCCGCAAACTGAGCTCTGAtgccagaggaggagcaggaaaagCTGAGAAGCAGATGTGCAGGTCAGACGGGAGGCAGCCGCCATTGGTTCTTTCCCACAATGAGGCTCAGCTGAGGCCTCTGGAGCCACTCACTAACTACAGCATCCTCCCCTCTGGAGACACG atgtGGGGAGACGGTCTGTCAAGTCCAGCAGCTTCTTCCCCTACCCAGCCGTCCTGTCAGAGCCATGTATCCTCCCTCCTGCAAGGCAAAGAAACACAGAGTCTG AGTCAAAAATCCAGCATCAACACTCTCCAGGGCGAAGACAGCTGCGCCGTGACTGATGACTCAGGAAGTCAGTGGTCTGCCACGGTGGAcagtgaagaggagagaaacgTTGCCTTAGAGAAGAGCAT ATACGTGCTCACAGAgctgatagagacagagaggttgTATGTGGAAGATCTTGGACTCATAGTGCAG ggctaCATGACCAGTATGTCCAATCAAGGAGTTCCGGAGGACATGAAGGGGAAGGACAGGATTGTGTTTGGAAACATCCACCAGATCTATGACTGGCATAAAGA TTATTTCCTGGGAGAGCTGGAGAAGTGTGTGGTGGATCCAGACAGCCTGTCCCAGCTCTTCATCAAACAC GAGCGGCGTCTTCACATGTATGTTGTTTACTGTCAGAACAAACCCAAGTCAGAGCATattgtctctgagtacattgagACCTACTTCGAG GATCTCAGGCAGCAGTTGGGTCACAGGCTGCAGCTCAATGACCTGCTCATCAAACCTGTTCAGAGGATCATGAAGTATCAGCTGCTGCTGAAG GATTTCCTGAAGCACTACAGTAAAGCAGGGATGGAtgttgaggagctgcag AGGGCTGTGGAGGTGATGTGTTTTGTGCCAAAACGCTGCAATGATATGATGAATGTCGGCCGGCTTCAAGGTTTCGAG GGTAAAATCACAGCTCAGGGGAAGCTGCTCCAGCAGGACACCTTCTCCGTCAGCGATCAGGAAAGTGGCTGCGTGTCCAGAGCCAGGGAGAGGCGGGTTTTCCTATTTGAGCAGCTAGTCATCTTCAGCGAGCCAATCGACAAGAAAAAAGGCTTCATATTGCCGGGATacacttttaaaaacagcatCAAG GTCAGCTGTTTGGGTGTGGAGGAGCACACAGAAGACGATCTGTGCTGTCTGGTCCTGACCTCCCGGGGGAATGACGGCAGCGTGGCACGCTTCATCATGCAGGCATCGTCTCCAGAAACCCAGCTGGCTTGGTTCAGCGACGTGGTCCAGATCCTAGAGAACCAGAGGAACTTTCTAAATG CTCTTCAGTCCCCGATAGAGTACCAGCGCAGAGAAAGCAAGTCAAACAGTCTGGGCAGAAACATGAGGTCTCCATCCGTGTCAGCATCTGGCCTGGGACCTCAGTTGTCAGCCTCCATGGACCGACGTCAGCAGCCCTGCCTGTTGTCCTACAACACCTCCCTGCCCTCTCTGCATCCGCCCCAGCACAGCCCTGCCAACAAGGTG GTTTCCAACCCTTGTGCTGTGACACCTCGAGCAGCTCACCTGCCGCTCTCCTCCCACCAGCCGCTTAGTTTGAGCTCAGAG TGTGTGACTGCTAACTTACAAGCGACCATGTTAAAGGCTGAGGGCCGGACTTATTCAGCACATCAGCCAAACAACCTGGACCGGCTCACGGAGAGCGAGCAGTGA
- the arhgef25b gene encoding rho guanine nucleotide exchange factor 25 isoform X2, with protein MRGGHHQRGCGCQHLFRKLLSKCGCCIVRVRAESYSVAGSDGSINPSAGPVPHQASGNSSPCSHSSSGGSRHPVSALKKWLTNPVRKLSSDARGGAGKAEKQMCRSDGRQPPLVLSHNEAQLRPLEPLTNYSILPSGDTMWGDGLSSPAASSPTQPSCQSHVSSLLQGKETQSLSQKSSINTLQGEDSCAVTDDSGSQWSATVDSEEERNVALEKSIYVLTELIETERLYVEDLGLIVQGYMTSMSNQGVPEDMKGKDRIVFGNIHQIYDWHKDYFLGELEKCVVDPDSLSQLFIKHERRLHMYVVYCQNKPKSEHIVSEYIETYFEDLRQQLGHRLQLNDLLIKPVQRIMKYQLLLKDFLKHYSKAGMDVEELQRAVEVMCFVPKRCNDMMNVGRLQGFEGKITAQGKLLQQDTFSVSDQESGCVSRARERRVFLFEQLVIFSEPIDKKKGFILPGYTFKNSIKVSCLGVEEHTEDDLCCLVLTSRGNDGSVARFIMQASSPETQLAWFSDVVQILENQRNFLNALQSPIEYQRRESKSNSLGRNMRSPSVSASGLGPQLSASMDRRQQPCLLSYNTSLPSLHPPQHSPANKVSNPCAVTPRAAHLPLSSHQPLSLSSEVRLDRGINGLAPCSPHSLQCVTANLQATMLKAEGRTYSAHQPNNLDRLTESEQ; from the exons ATGAGAGGGGGTCACCACCAGCGAGGGTGTGGTTGTCAGCACCTGTTCAGAAAACTGCTCAGCAAATGTGGCTGCTGCATTGTCCGAGTCAGAG cagagtcGTACTCTGTGGCGGGCAGTGACGGTAGTATCAACCCATCAGCGGGCCCTGTGCCCCACCAAGCCTCAGGCAACTCCAGCCCCTGCTCACACTCCTCGTCTGGAGGATCACGGCACCCTGTCAGCGCTCTGAAGAAGTGGCTCACCAACCCCGTCCGCAAACTGAGCTCTGAtgccagaggaggagcaggaaaagCTGAGAAGCAGATGTGCAGGTCAGACGGGAGGCAGCCGCCATTGGTTCTTTCCCACAATGAGGCTCAGCTGAGGCCTCTGGAGCCACTCACTAACTACAGCATCCTCCCCTCTGGAGACACG atgtGGGGAGACGGTCTGTCAAGTCCAGCAGCTTCTTCCCCTACCCAGCCGTCCTGTCAGAGCCATGTATCCTCCCTCCTGCAAGGCAAAGAAACACAGAGTCTG AGTCAAAAATCCAGCATCAACACTCTCCAGGGCGAAGACAGCTGCGCCGTGACTGATGACTCAGGAAGTCAGTGGTCTGCCACGGTGGAcagtgaagaggagagaaacgTTGCCTTAGAGAAGAGCAT ATACGTGCTCACAGAgctgatagagacagagaggttgTATGTGGAAGATCTTGGACTCATAGTGCAG ggctaCATGACCAGTATGTCCAATCAAGGAGTTCCGGAGGACATGAAGGGGAAGGACAGGATTGTGTTTGGAAACATCCACCAGATCTATGACTGGCATAAAGA TTATTTCCTGGGAGAGCTGGAGAAGTGTGTGGTGGATCCAGACAGCCTGTCCCAGCTCTTCATCAAACAC GAGCGGCGTCTTCACATGTATGTTGTTTACTGTCAGAACAAACCCAAGTCAGAGCATattgtctctgagtacattgagACCTACTTCGAG GATCTCAGGCAGCAGTTGGGTCACAGGCTGCAGCTCAATGACCTGCTCATCAAACCTGTTCAGAGGATCATGAAGTATCAGCTGCTGCTGAAG GATTTCCTGAAGCACTACAGTAAAGCAGGGATGGAtgttgaggagctgcag AGGGCTGTGGAGGTGATGTGTTTTGTGCCAAAACGCTGCAATGATATGATGAATGTCGGCCGGCTTCAAGGTTTCGAG GGTAAAATCACAGCTCAGGGGAAGCTGCTCCAGCAGGACACCTTCTCCGTCAGCGATCAGGAAAGTGGCTGCGTGTCCAGAGCCAGGGAGAGGCGGGTTTTCCTATTTGAGCAGCTAGTCATCTTCAGCGAGCCAATCGACAAGAAAAAAGGCTTCATATTGCCGGGATacacttttaaaaacagcatCAAG GTCAGCTGTTTGGGTGTGGAGGAGCACACAGAAGACGATCTGTGCTGTCTGGTCCTGACCTCCCGGGGGAATGACGGCAGCGTGGCACGCTTCATCATGCAGGCATCGTCTCCAGAAACCCAGCTGGCTTGGTTCAGCGACGTGGTCCAGATCCTAGAGAACCAGAGGAACTTTCTAAATG CTCTTCAGTCCCCGATAGAGTACCAGCGCAGAGAAAGCAAGTCAAACAGTCTGGGCAGAAACATGAGGTCTCCATCCGTGTCAGCATCTGGCCTGGGACCTCAGTTGTCAGCCTCCATGGACCGACGTCAGCAGCCCTGCCTGTTGTCCTACAACACCTCCCTGCCCTCTCTGCATCCGCCCCAGCACAGCCCTGCCAACAAG GTTTCCAACCCTTGTGCTGTGACACCTCGAGCAGCTCACCTGCCGCTCTCCTCCCACCAGCCGCTTAGTTTGAGCTCAGAGGTGAGACTCGACCGTGGGATCAACGGTCTGGCTCCCTGCAGCCCACACAGCCTGCAG TGTGTGACTGCTAACTTACAAGCGACCATGTTAAAGGCTGAGGGCCGGACTTATTCAGCACATCAGCCAAACAACCTGGACCGGCTCACGGAGAGCGAGCAGTGA
- the arhgef25b gene encoding rho guanine nucleotide exchange factor 25 isoform X3 produces MRGGHHQRGCGCQHLFRKLLSKCGCCIVRVRESYSVAGSDGSINPSAGPVPHQASGNSSPCSHSSSGGSRHPVSALKKWLTNPVRKLSSDARGGAGKAEKQMCRSDGRQPPLVLSHNEAQLRPLEPLTNYSILPSGDTMWGDGLSSPAASSPTQPSCQSHVSSLLQGKETQSLSQKSSINTLQGEDSCAVTDDSGSQWSATVDSEEERNVALEKSIYVLTELIETERLYVEDLGLIVQGYMTSMSNQGVPEDMKGKDRIVFGNIHQIYDWHKDYFLGELEKCVVDPDSLSQLFIKHERRLHMYVVYCQNKPKSEHIVSEYIETYFEDLRQQLGHRLQLNDLLIKPVQRIMKYQLLLKDFLKHYSKAGMDVEELQRAVEVMCFVPKRCNDMMNVGRLQGFEGKITAQGKLLQQDTFSVSDQESGCVSRARERRVFLFEQLVIFSEPIDKKKGFILPGYTFKNSIKVSCLGVEEHTEDDLCCLVLTSRGNDGSVARFIMQASSPETQLAWFSDVVQILENQRNFLNALQSPIEYQRRESKSNSLGRNMRSPSVSASGLGPQLSASMDRRQQPCLLSYNTSLPSLHPPQHSPANKVVSNPCAVTPRAAHLPLSSHQPLSLSSEVRLDRGINGLAPCSPHSLQCVTANLQATMLKAEGRTYSAHQPNNLDRLTESEQ; encoded by the exons ATGAGAGGGGGTCACCACCAGCGAGGGTGTGGTTGTCAGCACCTGTTCAGAAAACTGCTCAGCAAATGTGGCTGCTGCATTGTCCGAGTCAGAG agtcGTACTCTGTGGCGGGCAGTGACGGTAGTATCAACCCATCAGCGGGCCCTGTGCCCCACCAAGCCTCAGGCAACTCCAGCCCCTGCTCACACTCCTCGTCTGGAGGATCACGGCACCCTGTCAGCGCTCTGAAGAAGTGGCTCACCAACCCCGTCCGCAAACTGAGCTCTGAtgccagaggaggagcaggaaaagCTGAGAAGCAGATGTGCAGGTCAGACGGGAGGCAGCCGCCATTGGTTCTTTCCCACAATGAGGCTCAGCTGAGGCCTCTGGAGCCACTCACTAACTACAGCATCCTCCCCTCTGGAGACACG atgtGGGGAGACGGTCTGTCAAGTCCAGCAGCTTCTTCCCCTACCCAGCCGTCCTGTCAGAGCCATGTATCCTCCCTCCTGCAAGGCAAAGAAACACAGAGTCTG AGTCAAAAATCCAGCATCAACACTCTCCAGGGCGAAGACAGCTGCGCCGTGACTGATGACTCAGGAAGTCAGTGGTCTGCCACGGTGGAcagtgaagaggagagaaacgTTGCCTTAGAGAAGAGCAT ATACGTGCTCACAGAgctgatagagacagagaggttgTATGTGGAAGATCTTGGACTCATAGTGCAG ggctaCATGACCAGTATGTCCAATCAAGGAGTTCCGGAGGACATGAAGGGGAAGGACAGGATTGTGTTTGGAAACATCCACCAGATCTATGACTGGCATAAAGA TTATTTCCTGGGAGAGCTGGAGAAGTGTGTGGTGGATCCAGACAGCCTGTCCCAGCTCTTCATCAAACAC GAGCGGCGTCTTCACATGTATGTTGTTTACTGTCAGAACAAACCCAAGTCAGAGCATattgtctctgagtacattgagACCTACTTCGAG GATCTCAGGCAGCAGTTGGGTCACAGGCTGCAGCTCAATGACCTGCTCATCAAACCTGTTCAGAGGATCATGAAGTATCAGCTGCTGCTGAAG GATTTCCTGAAGCACTACAGTAAAGCAGGGATGGAtgttgaggagctgcag AGGGCTGTGGAGGTGATGTGTTTTGTGCCAAAACGCTGCAATGATATGATGAATGTCGGCCGGCTTCAAGGTTTCGAG GGTAAAATCACAGCTCAGGGGAAGCTGCTCCAGCAGGACACCTTCTCCGTCAGCGATCAGGAAAGTGGCTGCGTGTCCAGAGCCAGGGAGAGGCGGGTTTTCCTATTTGAGCAGCTAGTCATCTTCAGCGAGCCAATCGACAAGAAAAAAGGCTTCATATTGCCGGGATacacttttaaaaacagcatCAAG GTCAGCTGTTTGGGTGTGGAGGAGCACACAGAAGACGATCTGTGCTGTCTGGTCCTGACCTCCCGGGGGAATGACGGCAGCGTGGCACGCTTCATCATGCAGGCATCGTCTCCAGAAACCCAGCTGGCTTGGTTCAGCGACGTGGTCCAGATCCTAGAGAACCAGAGGAACTTTCTAAATG CTCTTCAGTCCCCGATAGAGTACCAGCGCAGAGAAAGCAAGTCAAACAGTCTGGGCAGAAACATGAGGTCTCCATCCGTGTCAGCATCTGGCCTGGGACCTCAGTTGTCAGCCTCCATGGACCGACGTCAGCAGCCCTGCCTGTTGTCCTACAACACCTCCCTGCCCTCTCTGCATCCGCCCCAGCACAGCCCTGCCAACAAGGTG GTTTCCAACCCTTGTGCTGTGACACCTCGAGCAGCTCACCTGCCGCTCTCCTCCCACCAGCCGCTTAGTTTGAGCTCAGAGGTGAGACTCGACCGTGGGATCAACGGTCTGGCTCCCTGCAGCCCACACAGCCTGCAG TGTGTGACTGCTAACTTACAAGCGACCATGTTAAAGGCTGAGGGCCGGACTTATTCAGCACATCAGCCAAACAACCTGGACCGGCTCACGGAGAGCGAGCAGTGA
- the arhgef25b gene encoding rho guanine nucleotide exchange factor 25 isoform X1, whose product MRGGHHQRGCGCQHLFRKLLSKCGCCIVRVRAESYSVAGSDGSINPSAGPVPHQASGNSSPCSHSSSGGSRHPVSALKKWLTNPVRKLSSDARGGAGKAEKQMCRSDGRQPPLVLSHNEAQLRPLEPLTNYSILPSGDTMWGDGLSSPAASSPTQPSCQSHVSSLLQGKETQSLSQKSSINTLQGEDSCAVTDDSGSQWSATVDSEEERNVALEKSIYVLTELIETERLYVEDLGLIVQGYMTSMSNQGVPEDMKGKDRIVFGNIHQIYDWHKDYFLGELEKCVVDPDSLSQLFIKHERRLHMYVVYCQNKPKSEHIVSEYIETYFEDLRQQLGHRLQLNDLLIKPVQRIMKYQLLLKDFLKHYSKAGMDVEELQRAVEVMCFVPKRCNDMMNVGRLQGFEGKITAQGKLLQQDTFSVSDQESGCVSRARERRVFLFEQLVIFSEPIDKKKGFILPGYTFKNSIKVSCLGVEEHTEDDLCCLVLTSRGNDGSVARFIMQASSPETQLAWFSDVVQILENQRNFLNALQSPIEYQRRESKSNSLGRNMRSPSVSASGLGPQLSASMDRRQQPCLLSYNTSLPSLHPPQHSPANKVVSNPCAVTPRAAHLPLSSHQPLSLSSEVRLDRGINGLAPCSPHSLQCVTANLQATMLKAEGRTYSAHQPNNLDRLTESEQ is encoded by the exons ATGAGAGGGGGTCACCACCAGCGAGGGTGTGGTTGTCAGCACCTGTTCAGAAAACTGCTCAGCAAATGTGGCTGCTGCATTGTCCGAGTCAGAG cagagtcGTACTCTGTGGCGGGCAGTGACGGTAGTATCAACCCATCAGCGGGCCCTGTGCCCCACCAAGCCTCAGGCAACTCCAGCCCCTGCTCACACTCCTCGTCTGGAGGATCACGGCACCCTGTCAGCGCTCTGAAGAAGTGGCTCACCAACCCCGTCCGCAAACTGAGCTCTGAtgccagaggaggagcaggaaaagCTGAGAAGCAGATGTGCAGGTCAGACGGGAGGCAGCCGCCATTGGTTCTTTCCCACAATGAGGCTCAGCTGAGGCCTCTGGAGCCACTCACTAACTACAGCATCCTCCCCTCTGGAGACACG atgtGGGGAGACGGTCTGTCAAGTCCAGCAGCTTCTTCCCCTACCCAGCCGTCCTGTCAGAGCCATGTATCCTCCCTCCTGCAAGGCAAAGAAACACAGAGTCTG AGTCAAAAATCCAGCATCAACACTCTCCAGGGCGAAGACAGCTGCGCCGTGACTGATGACTCAGGAAGTCAGTGGTCTGCCACGGTGGAcagtgaagaggagagaaacgTTGCCTTAGAGAAGAGCAT ATACGTGCTCACAGAgctgatagagacagagaggttgTATGTGGAAGATCTTGGACTCATAGTGCAG ggctaCATGACCAGTATGTCCAATCAAGGAGTTCCGGAGGACATGAAGGGGAAGGACAGGATTGTGTTTGGAAACATCCACCAGATCTATGACTGGCATAAAGA TTATTTCCTGGGAGAGCTGGAGAAGTGTGTGGTGGATCCAGACAGCCTGTCCCAGCTCTTCATCAAACAC GAGCGGCGTCTTCACATGTATGTTGTTTACTGTCAGAACAAACCCAAGTCAGAGCATattgtctctgagtacattgagACCTACTTCGAG GATCTCAGGCAGCAGTTGGGTCACAGGCTGCAGCTCAATGACCTGCTCATCAAACCTGTTCAGAGGATCATGAAGTATCAGCTGCTGCTGAAG GATTTCCTGAAGCACTACAGTAAAGCAGGGATGGAtgttgaggagctgcag AGGGCTGTGGAGGTGATGTGTTTTGTGCCAAAACGCTGCAATGATATGATGAATGTCGGCCGGCTTCAAGGTTTCGAG GGTAAAATCACAGCTCAGGGGAAGCTGCTCCAGCAGGACACCTTCTCCGTCAGCGATCAGGAAAGTGGCTGCGTGTCCAGAGCCAGGGAGAGGCGGGTTTTCCTATTTGAGCAGCTAGTCATCTTCAGCGAGCCAATCGACAAGAAAAAAGGCTTCATATTGCCGGGATacacttttaaaaacagcatCAAG GTCAGCTGTTTGGGTGTGGAGGAGCACACAGAAGACGATCTGTGCTGTCTGGTCCTGACCTCCCGGGGGAATGACGGCAGCGTGGCACGCTTCATCATGCAGGCATCGTCTCCAGAAACCCAGCTGGCTTGGTTCAGCGACGTGGTCCAGATCCTAGAGAACCAGAGGAACTTTCTAAATG CTCTTCAGTCCCCGATAGAGTACCAGCGCAGAGAAAGCAAGTCAAACAGTCTGGGCAGAAACATGAGGTCTCCATCCGTGTCAGCATCTGGCCTGGGACCTCAGTTGTCAGCCTCCATGGACCGACGTCAGCAGCCCTGCCTGTTGTCCTACAACACCTCCCTGCCCTCTCTGCATCCGCCCCAGCACAGCCCTGCCAACAAGGTG GTTTCCAACCCTTGTGCTGTGACACCTCGAGCAGCTCACCTGCCGCTCTCCTCCCACCAGCCGCTTAGTTTGAGCTCAGAGGTGAGACTCGACCGTGGGATCAACGGTCTGGCTCCCTGCAGCCCACACAGCCTGCAG TGTGTGACTGCTAACTTACAAGCGACCATGTTAAAGGCTGAGGGCCGGACTTATTCAGCACATCAGCCAAACAACCTGGACCGGCTCACGGAGAGCGAGCAGTGA